The Branchiostoma lanceolatum isolate klBraLanc5 chromosome 5, klBraLanc5.hap2, whole genome shotgun sequence region ACAGCGGTCACTATGGCAACCACAAACCAGGAATCATAAATCAGAGATCTCAACCTGATATTGTTGAGAAGTGGATCAATCCACATCCATACCGGTTTACCATGGCTCACCGGGATACGTGTGAACGTGGCGGAAGTGACGTATTTCTCGTCATCATTGTGCACACGTCACATGATCACGTGACCCAACGACAGGCGATTCGAGCTATCTGGGCGAACGAGACAAGGACGCCTGGGGTTGAGATCAAGACACTCTTTGCCCTGGGAACGACGGATCAGCCAGATCTCCAACGTGATGTGGAGAAAGAAGACGCCATTTTTGGGGACATGATTCAGGAAGATTTCCAAGATTCGTACAGGAATCTGACCCTTAAGACGGTAATGACTTTGAAATGGTTCCTGTACTTTTGTCCAAAGGCGGCCTACCTCATGAAAACTGACGACGATACATACGTAAACCATTTCAATCTTGTTACTGCACTGCGAAATATAGAgcaaaaatctgaacttgtaCTTGGCAATATTCACACAAAAGGCAAACCATCACGTCGAGtggaaaacaaacaatatcTTTCTCGGTATTCCTTTTCGAGAGACTGGCTTCCACCGTTCCCTTCTGGAGGAGCTGGCTACGTCATATCCGGTGACATCGTACGGAGTTTATACGAAACGTCACTTCGTACCAAGTACTTGTATCTAGAGGATGTGTTTATCGGGATGTGCCTGGAAAAGCTGGGCATCTCGCCCGTCTACAACAGTCGCTTCCTCTGCTGTCAGAGGTTGAACTTGGATGACCCCTGTGAGAATAAAGACCATATCACTGCGCACGGTCTTTCGACGGAAAACATGTTGCTCGTCTCGAGGGCGGAGAAGGAATGCGGACTCTGACTTCCAACACAACAGCATCTTATTCCGCAACAGCCGATTACTAATGACTTGAAAATTTCACGTTGCTAGGCTTATTAACTTATGCTTATTCAGCTCATCCGTACCCAGTGCAGCATTTCTTATGAAATTTTCACAGCATCATATATGATTAAACTTTCCTAATTTCAATACAAAAGTATTGTGACTTTCAATTTCGAACAGTCTTGGTCTTCCTCGGGACAACTGAGGACCCGGTAGCTCCGCATAGATCACTttccggaagtgtgacgtcaccCCGGTCAAAGGTGATTGGAAGTCTGTAACGACCCCTTCTCTCTGTAATATAGGgacccgccctgaggtctatacggtgtgataaggcatagtcgttcctataaccaccgaataaagtgcAGAGGCACTTTCTGAGATGGTTATAGGaccgaccatgccttatcacaccgtatagacctcagggcgggtcattgacgttattatcatatagccattgttcATATAGTAGTTATTAGTgctttgtgttgtatttgatttgtgtagtatttgtcttaccatgaaacataaaaacaaaaccccccgtcatttaatggtaacgttcGAACACAGGGTTCGCACGAAGTTTACAGACCTACTTTTCGGGTCtgtatgaagattacagacccgcaaatggagccttctgattggtcaacgataTCTACCTATACGATAATGAACGTTAACGTGCCCTGATATGTATATAGATGCATCAAATCTTCTCAAGAAAGAGTCTTGTCAAGTGTTAATTCGGgaactctgattggctgacagctggttagtcTGAGGCTACACCCACGAAAGTGgtaacctcagcccggtttagtaGAGCCTCCCCGAGGTATATGgaataatgtaaatgcagaaatgttcgcggtggttttatgttcacgattttcgcggtgatctcttcaacgcgaacttaaaaccaccgcgaaactttttgcccacctattaCTGATCATTACTGTAgcgttactattgtttcaaacgccaacactccattttctccctgccgcgaaataaaaaaaaaacgcgaacttacatgcatttacataCAGTAGTCCGCGGTTCAAACCGGGACGAGGGAAAGAGAGGGAGCAAAGATAATTAGGTCACGAGAGGTAGTCTAGACATGTGGTAACGTGACAGATTACTGAGTAACCCCCCAAAGAGCTTCGCTGATTTAATCTAAAAGATAAGATTAACTATTCACGTATTGTCAACATATTAACTTCTTGCTTGCCGAAGCTTATAATATGACCTGCTATTGTTTTCGGTCCTAAACGTTGCTTATTGTGTATTTTTAACCATGGGTACTAAATACGTGGTCACTACGCATGATATATGGACGTACTGCACTTAGATACTTAGagacaaacaataaaaaaatcatactgGAGATATGCCTTTGGGTCATTGCGTAAATGACTAGTTAAAGAGTGCCAGGCTGTTATCTATTTGTCGGGGGCAAAGAGTGAGCTTGTCATCAGAAACACCCATGCACCGTCAGAGTAAAGTAGAAGTGAGGGACACAATGTTTCAGCCGAACAAAGGTGAGCAGTTCTCCCTGGTTCATACACGTAGACTAGTATAGCAATGACACAATGATAGGTTTGTTTTGTGTTGGAGTACTTCGTGTTGCATTTTAAGGCCATGTTCCTTTCTATGGGAACTGCCGGAGAACTTACCTAAAAGACCGCCCACTCTGATGTTTAGCCACGTTTCGACTGTACACTGTAAGAACATTtcaaaagtgtttgtttttttaatatcaaAAACAGATTTCATTTGTGAACAAAGATTTTCGACTAGTGAACCAGTTAAGGAGGGTCTACTGTTTGTTTTGCTGGTTTGATATCAATTTGCTCTATTGGCTATATCAACTAAAGAGTCAACAATATAGTTGTTTGCATACATGGGTGGTGTGCTAGGTGCGTATCAGAATGTTTGAAAAGTTACTATATGGGTGACTCGAGCTGATGATCTTTGACCGtcttatcatttgaaaaaatattAAGAGCACCACAGATCATTGTGACACGTGATGCAAGAGTAAACGGACGTTCTAAAAATGACTGTCAAGTAGGGACAATCGGAAAGTTGGCACTTTCCCAGTCCGtttctgtcagtgtgtgtgtgtgtgtgtctttgtgtctgtgtgtgtgtctgtgcgtgcgtgcgtttgtgtgtctgtgtgtgtgtgtgtttgtgtttgtgtgtgtctctatgtgcttgtgtttctctgtgtgtgtctgtgtgtgtgagtgtgtgtgtgtgtatgtgtctgcgtgcgtgtgagtgtgtgtatgagtgtgtgtgtgtgtgtatgtatctgtgtgtgtgtgtctgtgtgtgtgtgtgtgttagcatgtgtgtgtggggggggtcgtttggtgtgtgtgtgtgtatgtgtgtgtatgtgtgcgtgtgtgtgtgtgtgtgtgtgtgcgtgtgagtgtgtgtgtatgagtgtgtgtgtgtgtgtgtgtgtgtgtatgtatctgtgtgtgtgtgttgaacaACCTTTAAGCAAGCATGTTGTACACATTTTAGGCCAAAGACTCCAGCTCTTCACACACCTGCCCTGGTGGCTACAGCAGATGGAGTGTCCCTACGTCACAGATGGCTACCGCAACAACCTGTCTTACCAACAGTGTTTGATGAGGTAGTGCTGAATCTAACATTGACATTAGCTTCGTGTTCATTTCACCCCTTCACGTGagtgaaatgttgtttttgacgtgtctgTCCGTATGTGTGTCCGTCCACACTGCAGTACTGAATGTCgtgttatgcttaggtcccaatcaGGAAAAAGGTAGTTAAtgggcttttttttttcactttcgggcgtgacccctgcattatggccccgtgggacatcctgcggctgccgggctatttagGGCCAGGCTGGGATACCGAATCATTCTAACTAGGACATAAAATAAACGCAGGACCCTGTACCATATAGACGCCATgggctaatcgtgcgaacaccgaaAGGTTACCCATCtgttcaaaaacaaagaatgcaACCTTCTTCGCGCAATTCGGGGATGACCGACCCGTTACTTCACGAAGACGTTATTTTACGAACACGTGATTTTCACGAACTTGTATCTACACAAACAGCTTAACTTGACTCCGTGACTTCACGAACCCGTGATATCACGAACATGCGACATCACAAACACGTGACTTTACAAACACGAAATTCACGAACACcttacgccgctcccgggattagaacccgcgccaatcccgatccgcacggcttgggaaatcaacacgctaaccactaggctaaaaggtccggaccagttagactggtcagttagtggaggttgatccccactgttacaacctGATTCCACTCCTGAAAGTATGTGTGTTTTCTATGTCTTGATTTAAGCATGTTCCAACTCCACAACGAGACGGTAAACATCTGGACCCACTTCCTGCCCGCTGTTCTGTGTCTCCCGCTGGCGTGGTACGACATCACCGTCAGCGTGCCTGGTATCCATGGCAACCGTGCAGATTACGTCACCATGGCAATATTCCACCTTAGCTGTCTGGTAAGAGTACAATTGGTCTAGTAGTACTGGTATTACCCATGGGGGTTAAGGACCTAATGACACAATTGCAAATAGGTCAATCAGTCAAGgtaaaagagaaagaaagagaggttAGACCGCGGGCATCGTATGGGCTGTAAAACGGCAGCAACGTTATACATAACATTTCGCATTTCGGTAGTGCATGAAAAATTATATAATGCATAGTGTATGAAAAATTATATAATTCATATGTGGATATTAGATATCATGGAACTCTATACTTCAGTAATGTGGTTGGTTAGCATGAgagtcatcctagttagttccatgGCTCCCATAGCCCCCTTCACAAACCTAGTAGTTGATGAAATGCGTATTCAGTTTGAATTCATTAGGTGTAATGAATATTGGTAGGAAATAATGAATATTGAAAGGTATATTCATATTTcctttttcaaatattttggaGAATATCAAATCAATGATTAAAATAGACTGGTTCTTGTCAATTGAAGGTTTTAACCATAATAGACCCACAATATCTTAGCTATTgtgatattgtttgtttgtttgaaatcttTGTTTGTTCATGAGAAGCCCAAATCGACACGCAGGCcgattttcattgaggtcagataaaatataataGAGATACACAGtccctttttgtttgtttctttgtgtcaaCACCACAGATTATCTTTTGGGCGTCGGTCTACTTTCACGTCTTCAACGCCCAGGGCTGCCGCTGTGTATATGAGCAGTGTTTGGGTGTGGACCTCTGGGGAATAGGGGTGGCTACCTGTTGCTATGCCGTAGTATATATTAACTACGCCTTCTGTTGTTCTTTGGTAGGTTACTATGTATTTGCAGTTAtagaaaactacaaaaaataAGTATGAGAAGACGTTAGGAGGCTCAAAATCAACAGTGACATTTTGAtttccaagacctacccacataaagAAATATTATCACAATCTACGCATAGATTCTGGAATAGTATGCTGGCCAAAATATGCGGAAACTCAAAGACATACACGCAGtcacactaaaaactaaaagaaTCTTCTGTTGACACAATTGCCTGGAATGTATTGAGAGAAGGGAGAAATGACCATTTGTCACCGCAATTTTGGCACCTCTGACCTTCATTTCCCATCACTCTGTGGTGAACGTGACAAGCACATGGAACATGTGTAACTGTGAAGCACaatcagacagacaaacaagaaCCAGCAAAACAGTACCTCCCGTCTCTCGGGTAGGCAATGACAACTTGGAGGTAGTGGAGGGCGGTACAAACATACTATGACGTTTGAgtaattgctgacgtcacataatCGTAAGGTCACGTGTCATAAACGATTGATCATATAAACCTGAAGAAGGCAGtagtagaaaatgatttttcctttgttgtgttCGAGCGCAGTATGGCTGTCTAATGACATTGTTCTCTCACTGACTGCAGTACAATATTCTTAACCTTTCTTTCTAAACGATCGCAGTGGTGGCAGATATTCTACTTAAGTTGGATCGGGTGTCTGATCACGTGGTACTCCGTCATCTGGCTCCATCCTAGGATGGTGTCCAGCTGGCTGCCGATGGAGAGACGTTTGCTGGCCTACGCGCCGCTGTTCGTCGTGCTGATGGGAGCTTTGTTCCTTCACCCTTTGATCCTCAACCGGCACTGGCCGAATAACCTTGCTCAGGTAATgatacggtcacatttccacaaaccggggcccggcc contains the following coding sequences:
- the LOC136434244 gene encoding progestin and adipoQ receptor family member 3-like encodes the protein MECPYVTDGYRNNLSYQQCLMSMFQLHNETVNIWTHFLPAVLCLPLAWYDITVSVPGIHGNRADYVTMAIFHLSCLIIFWASVYFHVFNAQGCRCVYEQCLGVDLWGIGVATCCYAVVYINYAFCCSLWWQIFYLSWIGCLITWYSVIWLHPRMVSSWLPMERRLLAYAPLFVVLMGALFLHPLILNRHWPNNLAQIFALHWMQPFAILVFGVVVFSLKIPERWWPGLFNIWGHSHQWWHIIIVVLQLFLRRGTINSIQMELHTMC